One part of the Pogoniulus pusillus isolate bPogPus1 chromosome 34, bPogPus1.pri, whole genome shotgun sequence genome encodes these proteins:
- the SGK3 gene encoding serine/threonine-protein kinase Sgk3 isoform X1, which produces MDLKESCPSVSIPSSDEHREKKKRFTVYKVLVSVGRSEWFVFRRYAEFDKLYNTLKKQFPTMNLKIPAKRIFGDNFDPDFIKQRRAGLNEFIQNLVRQPELCNHPDVRAFLQMDNPKHQSDPSEDEDERSGRKQLNSTSQNINLGPSGNPHAKPTDFDFLKVIGKGSFGKVLLAKRKLDGKYYAVKVLQKKIVLNRKEQKHIMAERNVLLKNVKHPFLVGLHYSFQTTEKLYFVLDFVNGGELFFHLQRERSFPEHRARFYAAEIASALGYLHSINIVYRDLKPENILLDSLGHVVLTDFGLCKEGIASSDTTATFCGTPEYLAPEVIKKQPYDNTVDWWCLGAVLYEMLYGLPPFYCRDIAEMYENILHKPLVLRPGISLTAWAILEELLEKDRQSRLGAREDFLEIQKHPFFESLSWTDLLQKKIPPPFNPNVVGPDDIGNFDAVFTEEMVPYSVCVSSDYSIVNASVLEADDAFVGFSYAPPSEDIFS; this is translated from the exons GTTTACAAAGTGCTGGTGTCGGTGGGCAGGAGCGAGTGGTTCGTCTTCAGACGCTATGCAGAGTTTGACAAGCTCTACAACACG ctaAAGAAGCAATTTCCCACCATGAACCTGAAGATTCCAGCTAAAAGAATATTTGGAGATAATTTTGATCCTG atTTTATCAAACAGAGAAGAGCAGGACTGAATGAATTCATTCAGAATTTAGTTAGACAGCCAGAGCTATGCAACCA CCCAGATGTCAGAGCGTTTCTTCAGATGGACAACCCCAAACACCAGTCGGATCCATCTGAAGATGAAGATGAAAGGAGCGGTCGGAAG CAGTTAAACTCTACCTCACAGAATATCAACTTGGGACCGTCTGGAAATCCTCA TGCTAAACCAACAGACTTCGATTTCCTGAAGGTGATTGGGAAGGGCAGCTTTGGCAAG GTTCTTCTCGCGAAGCGGAAACTGGATGGGAAGTACTACGCTGTCAAAGTGCTGCAGAAGAAGATTGTTCTTAATAGGAAAGAG caaaAGCACATCATGGCGGAGCGCAACGTGCTGCTGAAGAACGTCAAGCATCCCTTCCTGGTGGGCTTGCACTACTCCTTCCAGACCACAGAGAAGCTTTACTTTGTCCTGGACTTTGTTAATGGGGGAGAG CTGTTCTTTCACTTGCAAAGGGAGCGTTCCTTTCCTGAGCACAGAGCCAGATTCTACGCTGCTGAAATAGCCAGTGCCCTGGGCTACCTGCACTCCATCAACATTGTCTACAG GGACTTGAAACCAGAGAACATCCTCCTGGACTCCCTA GGCCACGTTGTGTTGACAGACTTTGGACTCTGCAAGGAAGGGATTGCAAGTTCCGACACCACCGCCACTTTCTGCGGGACACCAGAA TATCTTGCACCAGAAGTCATTAAGAAGCAGCCCTATGACAACACAGTAGACTGGTGGtgcctgggtgcagttctgtaTGAAATGCTTTATGGGCTG cctcctttctACTGCCGGGacattgctgagatgtatgagaacaTTCTTCACAAGCCCCTGGTCCTGCGGCCAGGGATCAGCCTCACAGCCTGGGCCATCCTGGAGGAGCTCCTGGAGAAGGATCGGCAGAGCAGGCTTGGAGCAAGGGAGGATTTC CTTGAAATTCAGAAGCATCCATTCTTTGAATCTCTCAGCTGGACTGACCTCCTTCAGAAGAAGATTCCACCACCATTTAATCCCAATGTG gttggaccagatgatatTGGGAACTTTGATGCAGTGTTTACAGAAGAAATGGTCCCGTACTCGGTCTGTGTCTCCTCGGATTACAGCATCGTCAACGCCAGCGTGCTGGAGGCAGACGATGCCTTCGTTGGCTTCTCTTACGCCCCTCCTTCTGAGGACATCTTCTCCTAG
- the SGK3 gene encoding serine/threonine-protein kinase Sgk3 isoform X2 has protein sequence MDLKESCPSVSIPSSDEHREKKKRFTVYKVLVSVGRSEWFVFRRYAEFDKLYNTLKKQFPTMNLKIPAKRIFGDNFDPDFIKQRRAGLNEFIQNLVRQPELCNHPDVRAFLQMDNPKHQSDPSEDEDERSGRKLNSTSQNINLGPSGNPHAKPTDFDFLKVIGKGSFGKVLLAKRKLDGKYYAVKVLQKKIVLNRKEQKHIMAERNVLLKNVKHPFLVGLHYSFQTTEKLYFVLDFVNGGELFFHLQRERSFPEHRARFYAAEIASALGYLHSINIVYRDLKPENILLDSLGHVVLTDFGLCKEGIASSDTTATFCGTPEYLAPEVIKKQPYDNTVDWWCLGAVLYEMLYGLPPFYCRDIAEMYENILHKPLVLRPGISLTAWAILEELLEKDRQSRLGAREDFLEIQKHPFFESLSWTDLLQKKIPPPFNPNVVGPDDIGNFDAVFTEEMVPYSVCVSSDYSIVNASVLEADDAFVGFSYAPPSEDIFS, from the exons GTTTACAAAGTGCTGGTGTCGGTGGGCAGGAGCGAGTGGTTCGTCTTCAGACGCTATGCAGAGTTTGACAAGCTCTACAACACG ctaAAGAAGCAATTTCCCACCATGAACCTGAAGATTCCAGCTAAAAGAATATTTGGAGATAATTTTGATCCTG atTTTATCAAACAGAGAAGAGCAGGACTGAATGAATTCATTCAGAATTTAGTTAGACAGCCAGAGCTATGCAACCA CCCAGATGTCAGAGCGTTTCTTCAGATGGACAACCCCAAACACCAGTCGGATCCATCTGAAGATGAAGATGAAAGGAGCGGTCGGAAG TTAAACTCTACCTCACAGAATATCAACTTGGGACCGTCTGGAAATCCTCA TGCTAAACCAACAGACTTCGATTTCCTGAAGGTGATTGGGAAGGGCAGCTTTGGCAAG GTTCTTCTCGCGAAGCGGAAACTGGATGGGAAGTACTACGCTGTCAAAGTGCTGCAGAAGAAGATTGTTCTTAATAGGAAAGAG caaaAGCACATCATGGCGGAGCGCAACGTGCTGCTGAAGAACGTCAAGCATCCCTTCCTGGTGGGCTTGCACTACTCCTTCCAGACCACAGAGAAGCTTTACTTTGTCCTGGACTTTGTTAATGGGGGAGAG CTGTTCTTTCACTTGCAAAGGGAGCGTTCCTTTCCTGAGCACAGAGCCAGATTCTACGCTGCTGAAATAGCCAGTGCCCTGGGCTACCTGCACTCCATCAACATTGTCTACAG GGACTTGAAACCAGAGAACATCCTCCTGGACTCCCTA GGCCACGTTGTGTTGACAGACTTTGGACTCTGCAAGGAAGGGATTGCAAGTTCCGACACCACCGCCACTTTCTGCGGGACACCAGAA TATCTTGCACCAGAAGTCATTAAGAAGCAGCCCTATGACAACACAGTAGACTGGTGGtgcctgggtgcagttctgtaTGAAATGCTTTATGGGCTG cctcctttctACTGCCGGGacattgctgagatgtatgagaacaTTCTTCACAAGCCCCTGGTCCTGCGGCCAGGGATCAGCCTCACAGCCTGGGCCATCCTGGAGGAGCTCCTGGAGAAGGATCGGCAGAGCAGGCTTGGAGCAAGGGAGGATTTC CTTGAAATTCAGAAGCATCCATTCTTTGAATCTCTCAGCTGGACTGACCTCCTTCAGAAGAAGATTCCACCACCATTTAATCCCAATGTG gttggaccagatgatatTGGGAACTTTGATGCAGTGTTTACAGAAGAAATGGTCCCGTACTCGGTCTGTGTCTCCTCGGATTACAGCATCGTCAACGCCAGCGTGCTGGAGGCAGACGATGCCTTCGTTGGCTTCTCTTACGCCCCTCCTTCTGAGGACATCTTCTCCTAG